The proteins below come from a single Anguilla rostrata isolate EN2019 chromosome 3, ASM1855537v3, whole genome shotgun sequence genomic window:
- the bzw1a gene encoding eIF5-mimic protein 2-A, with product MNNQKQQKPTLTGQRFKTRKRDEKERFDPTQFQESIVQGLNQTGTDLEAVAKFLDASGAKLDYRRYAETLFDILVAGGMLAPGGTLSDDMTRTEFCLFTAQEDLETMQAYAQVFNKLIRRYKYLEKGFEEEIKKLLLFLKGFTESERNKLAMLAGILLANGNISASILSSLFNENLVKEGVSAAFAVKLFKSWINEKDINSVAASLRKVGMDNRLMELFPANKRSCEHFSKYFTDAGLKELSDFARNQQSIGARKELQKELQEQMSRGDPFKDIIAYVKEEMKKTSISEQTMIGIVWTSVMSSVEWNKKEELVTEQAIKHLKQYSPLLKAFTSQGLSELTLLLKIQEYCYDNIHFMKAFQKIVVLLYKADVLSEEAILKWYSEAHVAKGKSVFLEQMKKFVEWLKNAEEESESEEEEAD from the exons ATGAATAATCAAAAGCAGCAAAAGCCAACGCTAACCGGCCAGCGTTTTAAAACTAGGAAAAGAG ATGAAAAGGAGAGATTTGACCCTACTCAGTTTCAGGAAAGTATTGTTCAAGGTCTGAATCAAACTGGCACTGATTTGGAAGCAGTTGCGAAGTTCCTTGATGCCTCTGGCGCCAAACTTGACTACCGTCGCTATGCAGAGACCCTCTTCGACATCCTGGTGGCTGGCGGAATGCTGG CCCCGGGTGGTACTCTGTCTGATGACATGACCCGAACGGAGTTCTGTCTCTTCACTGCACAAGAGGACCTGGAGACCATGCAAGCGTATGCTCAG GTTTTTAACAAACTAATCAGGCGTTACAAGTACCTGGAGAAAGGGTTCGAAGAGGAGATCAAGAAG ttgctgctgtttttaaagGGTTTCACTGAGTCGGAGCGCAACAAGTTGGCGATGCTAGCAGGCATCCTCTTGGCCAATGGAAACATATCTGCCTCCATTCTGAGCAGTCTCTTCAACGAGAACCTTGTCAAAGAAG GCGTTTCGGCCGCCTTTGCTGTGAAGCTGTTCAAATCATGGATCAACGAGAAGGACATTAACTCCGTCGCTGCCAGTCTGCGCAAAGTTGGCATGGACAACAGGCTGATG GAGCTGTTCCCAGCCAACAAGCGGAGCTGTGAGCACTTCTCAAAGTACTTCACGGACGCCGGGCTTAAGGAGTTGTCTGACTTCGCCCGGAACCAGCAGTCCATTGGCGCTCGCAAGGAGCTTCAAAAGGAGCTCCAGGAGCAGATGTCACGCGGGGACCCGTTTAAAGAC ATCATTGCCTACGTGAAGGAGGAGATGAAGAAGACCAGCATCTCGGAGCAGACGATGATCGGCATCGTATGGACCAGCGTGATGAGCTCCGTAGAGTGGAATAAAAAAGAGGAACTGGTAACTGAACAAGCCATCAAACATTTGAAG CAATACAGCCCTCTCCTGAAGGCCTTCACCTCCCAGGGCCTCTCAGAACTCACCCTCCTGCTCAAAATCCAGGAATACTGCTATGACAACATCCACTTCATGAAAGCTTTCCAGAAGATTGTGGTGCTTCTCTATAAAG CGGACGTTTTGAGCGAGGAGGCCATTCTGAAGTGGTACAGCGAAGCTCATGTGGCAAAGGGAAAGAGTGTGTTCCTGGAGCAGATGAAGAAGTTTGTCGAGTGGCTCAAAAACGCAGAGGAAG aGTCCGAGTCTGAGGAAGAAGAAGCGGACTGA